The following is a genomic window from Paenibacillus sp. FSL R5-0766.
CACATTAAGGAATGAAGACCATGCATCAAGGGGACAGTGTATTTGAACAGATTATGAAGCAGAAAAGATTGAAACCTATCAAGCCTGAAACTACAAAAGTTCAAGTTAAGCCAATACATAAAAATAAACTAGCTCAGGATCCATTAAGTGAATTGGATGTCCAGTTCAAAAAGTCGGTAGCTGAATCAATAGACCGCAGTGTACTTCATAGACGTGTACTGGGAATTAGAAGAGAGTTAACGGAGATAAGGCGATTAAAGAATGATGAGCATACGTTTTAAGGTAGGCCCAGTTCAACTCACCTTGGGTGGGGGGCTTTTATTAGTGTTTATTCCCCTGCGTTCTAATCCCTTCTATCGAATTTCATAGACCCACTCCTTTTGGCATGGTATAATCATTCCATAATTTAGGAAACGAGGTTTACATATGAGTGATATGAAGAAAATCTATTTGTATTTTAGTTCATGGATGATTCTATTTATTTTAGGGGCTATATCCTCATCTCAATTAGGAAGCAATCACCCACTAACGAATCTCTTGTACATTGTTGGTTTTGTATTATTAATAATTAACATCTACAAGGGATTTAAAGTAGTAAAAAATCAAGAAAAATTAGAACATGCATCAGGTAATGTGAGAGTACTAACCATGGAATTAGAGAAGTTAGATAAAATGTTTTCAGCCAATATAATCAATGAAGAGGAGTATGAGTTAAAAAGGTCTAGCCTTAAGAAGCAATACTCAAGTTCTGTCGATACATACATAAACGATAAAGACTGGCGTGCCTAGAGTATAGATCATAATAGTAGAAAATGACCGGATTAGGATTATTAAAATCTTGTATCTGAGCTGCCTCATTTCTGAGGTGGCTTTTTATATTCCAACTAAGCATATTTCTACTATCTAAGTCTGCGAGGAGAATTACCAACAATATATTTGAACTGTAAGTACCTACATTTTCTCAAACACGGCAGGTGTCCACACGACAATCCGGAATGAGGCATACAATTATCGTGACCTGTGGAAGAGGAGGTGGATCGGGAAATTATGGTGACGATGGAGCCTATTGTAGTTGGAGAGCATGTATTGGTAGGGGTAGAAGTCAAGCTGCCCAAAACAACGTTGTTGACCATTAACACATCCAAAGGATATATCATGTGCGGAGCACTCGACGTGGAATTACTTAATGAGAAGCTTGGGGATCGCAAAATTATTGCAGCTCGGGCGGTTGGTGTGCGTACACTGGAGCAGTTGCTGCATGCACCTATGGAGTCGGTGACAACAGAAGCCGAGGCCATGGGCATTACGGTTGGCATGACGGGTGTAGAGGCTTTGTTGAAAATGATCTAATCACTAACAAAAGGGCTCCCCATGTGGGAAGCCCTTCTTTAGCGTCTTAGCGTTCTAATACAGAGCCGGGCACATCAGTAGACACTAGCTCTATACACGATCTTTTTTCTTGAACACTTTTCATTAAATTAAGCTTCTTCCTTGGCGAACAAGGCAGCCAGGTTTTCTTGGAAAGGTGCGCGAACAACGCCTTTTTCCGTGATAATAGCTGTTACATATTCGTTAGGCGTTACGTCAAATGCTGGATTGTATACTTTAACACCTTGCGGTGCTGTACGTTTCCCAAATCCTTCAGTGACTTCTTCCGCAGCACGTTCCTCAATTGGAATGAGGTCCCCGGATGGAGTGGACAAGTCGATGGTTGACAACGGGCTTGCTACATAAAACGGAATATTGTGAGCCTTGGCAAGTACGGCAACGCTGTAGGTTCCGATTTTGTTAGCTACGTCACCGTTCGCTGCAACGCGATCTGTTCCGACGATAACCGCTTGAATCCAGCCTTTGGACATGACCATACCTGCCATGTTATCACAGAGCAGCGTGACGTCAATGCCGGCTTGCTGTAACTCAAATGCAGTCAGGCGTGCACCCTGAAGTACAGGACGAGTTTCGTCTGCAAATACCTTCAGGTGAATGCCACGTTCCTGCGCGAGATACATTGGAGCAGTTGCCGTACCATATTTCGCAGTAGCCAGTCCACCTGCGTTGCAGTGAGTGAGTACACCCATACCATCTTCGAATAAAGGCAGTGCATTCTCCCCGATCATGCGGCATACTTCTTCGTCTTCCTTCTGAATCAACAGAGCTTCTACTTCAAGAGCATCATTGCCCTCATCCAGGTTCAAGCCGGATTCAACGACCTCATTTGCTCTTTGCATCATGCGATCCAGTGCCCAGAACAAGTTCACCGCTGTTGGTCGGGAAGTAGCCAGATGAGCACATATGGATTTTACGTGATCCAACCAACCTTGAACGGTTGTTCCGTCATATGATTTGGCACCCAATACAACACCAAATGCAGCAGCAATACCAATCGCTGGAGCACCGCGTACTTTCATGGAGTGGATGGATTCCCATACTTCCTCGGGTGTATACAGTTTCAACATGAGGATCGTTTCGGGCAGTAGACGCTGGTCAAGCATTTCAAGCTTGTCCTTTTTCCAGATGAGAGAGGACAGAGGCTCATATTCAGGGGTTGTCATGGGTGGTTCCTCCGTTCCTTATGTTAAGACTTAGTAGTAGTAACAGCTGTGGATACAATATCCAGTACTTCGCCGATGGTATTCAAGCGACGGTTGTTCTTGATTAATGCTTTACCAATGGACAATGCTTTACGCTGAGCATGTTCACGTTCAGTCGCATTTGGAATGGTATCAATATCCGCCACGTGAGCGAGTCCAACGATACGACGAACCATTTTGGCACCTGCAAAGCCGATCGAATCTCTGAACAATTGTTGCACATATAGATCCTGATACCCTGACGTTTTTGCCATCGGATCAACGAGGTCATTAACCCAGAGGGCACGGAAACGAGATTCGAATTCAGTCCATACATCACGAACCATATTCAGCAAAAGCGTTTCACGCTCACGCAAAGCAGTCTCATCCTGAATCCATCCTGGCAGGGATGCGTAATTCAAGAGCAGGTTCGCAAGGACTGCACCGACATCAAATCCCATGGGTCCGTAATATGCAAATTCGGGATCGATGACCTTGGTTGATTCAGGTGTAACAAAAATACTGCCTGTATGCAGATCTCCATGAAGCAATGCCTGCCCATGTGTCAGGAATTTTTCCCGCAGCAAGGCCACTTCAAGGTGAAGCTCTCCATCGGAACGAAGCGCTTCAGCTTCATCTTCAATGGAAGCGTCATAATTATTTTTCTCAGCGATCCGGTAGGGTTCATCAAAGATCAGATCCTCCGTTATTTTGCATTGGTCCGGATTAATGAATCTGCCCTGTTGTTCCTTCTTCAATTGCTGATCCATGCCCAAGTCGGATGTGAAGAACAGCGTTCTTGCCATGAATTCCCCAATATGCTGTGCAAAAAGAGGATAGGTAACACCTTCGATCAGTCCTTTGCGCATGATCACATGATCACTCAGATCTTCCATAACCGTTAACGCGAGGTCATCATCGTAATGATACACTTCGGGTACCATTCCTGGGCACAGACGATACTCTTCCTGCAGAATCTCACGTTCAATGCGGGCACGTACCAGAGAGAGCGGCCATGATTCTCCAACCACTTTCGCATAAGGAAGCGCCTGTTTGATAATGATACTTTTATCGGAGTTCTGATCCGTGATGTGGAATACCAAATTCAGATTGCCATCGCCGATCTCGTGACAATCCAGATTTGCATCTGCCGCAAATGGACCCGGTAATGTTTTGGCCAGTTCAATTGCATCCTGGGGGGTAAACGGGCGATATTGGGACAAAGGTGCCACCTCCATATATATGAAGAAACAGGATAACCCACTTCTTTGCTTGGTATATGTCAGTATATCGGAAATAACGCGGTTTTTGAACTTTTTTTTGAGACAAGTCAAGTTGATCCTGATTCGAACTTCCTGTTCAAGGGTAAAAACAAATAGGCCGGACAGTTGAGAGAAACACTGTTCATAAGCCTCTCCGCTACCAAGCGGTGACACATTGTTAACTCTCTGTTATGCATTGCGGGACAACCTGCTTATAACGGCATGACAGACTAATTTTAAATAAAGGATGGGATTAATATGGCTACAAAAAACAAAACAGATCAAGCAAAATCGGTGGAACAAGTACTTAATCGTCAGGTAGCTAACCTGAACGTATTGTATGTTAAAATCCATAACTACCACTGGTACGTTAAAGGACCTAACTTCTTCACGTTGCATGTGAAATTCGAAGAGTTCTACAACGAAGTTACAGTACAAATGGATGAAATCGCAGAGCGTATCCTTACGCTGAAAGGTAGCCCGGCGGCTACAATGAAAGAGTATTTGGAGCTTTCCTCTATCCAGGAAGCAGCAGGCGGAGAAGACGCAAAAACAATGGTGCAAAACCTGATCGAGGACTTCGCTACACTTTCGAATGAATATCAGGAAGGTATCGATGTTGCAGATGCAGCTGAGGATCAACCGACATCCGATATGCTGACAGGTTTCAAGGCGGACCTGGAGAAACACATGTGGATGCTTCGTTCTTTCCTGGGTTAATATAGCCAAGATTTTGCCTAATACAAGTGGGTCTCTTACGTAAGCTTTCTGAGCTCGGATCTTTGTTGTCAGAAACGCCCTGAGCGTCTATACTGCTGACAAGAACGATAGGGGAGGGAACCGCTTATGTTAGAACCAACGATACCGGCTTTAAAAGAATGGGCTTCTGCAATCAAAGCACTGGAAACGGGTCGCCAAATTATGGTGATGCGCAAAGGTGGAATCGTAGAGGAAACCCGACATTTTGAGCTGAAAAGTCCGGCGTTTTACCTGTATCCGACTTATGAACATCAGCGTAAAGAACTGATTAAGTCCTCGGATCAATCCTATGTTGAAGAATCACTAGCCGAATGGGTGCCCGAAGCTTCGACAATCCGTATTACTGCATATGCCGAAGTAACGCAGGATCTGGAGATACGAGATCAGGAGATGCTGGATCGACTTCTTGACTTTCATATGTGGACAGCGGATTTTGCCGAAGACCGTTTGAAATGGAAACGGAAAGATCCGCTCCATGTATTGATTTTACGTGTGTACCTTTTGAAAAAACCGATGGAAATCCCCATACTGCCTGAATATAATGGGTGTCGTTCATGGATTTCTATTCCGAATGGTCCTGTGCCGCGCGAAATGACGCCGGTGGTGGACGTTGCGGATTTTGACGAACAGGTACAGAAGATTAACGAGATGCTCAAATTGTAAATAGTAACGTTATTTAACGGAGGGACTTGTCCATGATATGGATAAGTCCTTTTTTTTAGATTAGTGTACAGCAGATGACATAAAAGCTTGAATTGCTGTGATTTTTCTCACTGTACATTTGTGAGTAAGATGTTTTCTAATTTGATTCAATTTGTCTTTTAATATAGAATCAGAAAGAATAATGTTTCCTGCAAGGGACAAACGTTCTTAGGAAATGACTTGATTATCATTGAGAATCAGTTTAGAATTATTCTAAAGTGTTCTTGCTTTGAAAGATTCAAGTACAGGAGAAATTCAGGGGAAGCCCTGTTCAGATATAATAGGCGCTTTTTCTTTTTCGACAACAACATCAATTTAATCAATGGAGGGAAACAATACACATGGCTACGAATTTCGTCATTGAAGGTCTGAAAGCGACGATCG
Proteins encoded in this region:
- a CDS encoding DUF1802 family protein; translation: MLEPTIPALKEWASAIKALETGRQIMVMRKGGIVEETRHFELKSPAFYLYPTYEHQRKELIKSSDQSYVEESLAEWVPEASTIRITAYAEVTQDLEIRDQEMLDRLLDFHMWTADFAEDRLKWKRKDPLHVLILRVYLLKKPMEIPILPEYNGCRSWISIPNGPVPREMTPVVDVADFDEQVQKINEMLKL
- the mtnA gene encoding S-methyl-5-thioribose-1-phosphate isomerase, with translation MTTPEYEPLSSLIWKKDKLEMLDQRLLPETILMLKLYTPEEVWESIHSMKVRGAPAIGIAAAFGVVLGAKSYDGTTVQGWLDHVKSICAHLATSRPTAVNLFWALDRMMQRANEVVESGLNLDEGNDALEVEALLIQKEDEEVCRMIGENALPLFEDGMGVLTHCNAGGLATAKYGTATAPMYLAQERGIHLKVFADETRPVLQGARLTAFELQQAGIDVTLLCDNMAGMVMSKGWIQAVIVGTDRVAANGDVANKIGTYSVAVLAKAHNIPFYVASPLSTIDLSTPSGDLIPIEERAAEEVTEGFGKRTAPQGVKVYNPAFDVTPNEYVTAIITEKGVVRAPFQENLAALFAKEEA
- a CDS encoding DUF1805 domain-containing protein; translation: MVTMEPIVVGEHVLVGVEVKLPKTTLLTINTSKGYIMCGALDVELLNEKLGDRKIIAARAVGVRTLEQLLHAPMESVTTEAEAMGITVGMTGVEALLKMI
- a CDS encoding SHOCT domain-containing protein, whose amino-acid sequence is MSDMKKIYLYFSSWMILFILGAISSSQLGSNHPLTNLLYIVGFVLLIINIYKGFKVVKNQEKLEHASGNVRVLTMELEKLDKMFSANIINEEEYELKRSSLKKQYSSSVDTYINDKDWRA
- a CDS encoding Dps family protein codes for the protein MATKNKTDQAKSVEQVLNRQVANLNVLYVKIHNYHWYVKGPNFFTLHVKFEEFYNEVTVQMDEIAERILTLKGSPAATMKEYLELSSIQEAAGGEDAKTMVQNLIEDFATLSNEYQEGIDVADAAEDQPTSDMLTGFKADLEKHMWMLRSFLG
- the mtnK gene encoding S-methyl-5-thioribose kinase, with product MSQYRPFTPQDAIELAKTLPGPFAADANLDCHEIGDGNLNLVFHITDQNSDKSIIIKQALPYAKVVGESWPLSLVRARIEREILQEEYRLCPGMVPEVYHYDDDLALTVMEDLSDHVIMRKGLIEGVTYPLFAQHIGEFMARTLFFTSDLGMDQQLKKEQQGRFINPDQCKITEDLIFDEPYRIAEKNNYDASIEDEAEALRSDGELHLEVALLREKFLTHGQALLHGDLHTGSIFVTPESTKVIDPEFAYYGPMGFDVGAVLANLLLNYASLPGWIQDETALRERETLLLNMVRDVWTEFESRFRALWVNDLVDPMAKTSGYQDLYVQQLFRDSIGFAGAKMVRRIVGLAHVADIDTIPNATEREHAQRKALSIGKALIKNNRRLNTIGEVLDIVSTAVTTTKS